CGAACCGGTGGCCTGCGCGTACAACGGACAGAAACTCGCGGGCATGGCAAGGGCTCAGACCGCGCTGATCGTCGGGTGCGGGCCATTGGGACTCATCCACACCGGGCTGGCAAAGAGCGTGGGCGTCGAGAAGGTCGCCGCGGTCGACCCGATCGCCGGCCGTCGCGAGATGGCAAAACGATTCGGAGCAGATCTGGTTCTGGAACCAGGGCCCGACACCGCGGAGGCACTCGACGATTTCACCGAGGGAGGCATCGATGTTCTGGTGATGGCCATCGGGCGAATCGACGCGCTCACACCATATTTGGCCAGTTTGGCACCAGGGGCACGAGTATCGGTGTTCGCCGGGTTCGGCGCCGACGCGGATCTCGCGGTGTCCGCCAACGACGTGCACTACAACGAATGGACCATCGTGGGCGCCTCGTCGTGCCGTTTGGACGGGTTCCATGCGGTCGCGCCCATGGTCGCTTCCGGAGAGCTTCCGGTCGCGGAACTCATCGGCACCCAACTCCCGCTCGATCACGCGGTAGAGGCGATCAGGCTCGCCGGCTCAGGAGCCGACATGCGAGTCGGCGTCGACCCATGGGCGTGACCAGTTCCGGCAGGACCCACCAGTTAAGGAGAACCTATTCATGACAACCACATTCACGCCGGCTTTCGACATCAACCGCTCGGGTACCACCCCGGCGTTGGGTCGCGAACTTCGGCTGCGCCGCCTGTTCGGCGCCGACGGGCGGACCCTGACCGTGGCGCTGGATCAGGCGGTGCCGCGCGGTGTGGCCCCCCGTCTGGCCTCCATCGGATCGACGTTCGACCGCATCGCCGAAGGTGAACCCGACGCCGTCACCATCACCAAGGGACTGTCCGGGCCCTTGTTCGGCGGCCGGGCCACTCCCCTGCCCTGGATCCTGAAGGCTTCGATGTTCTCCGTCGAGTTCCATCCCACCTACGACGCCACCATCGGAACGGTACGTGACGCCATCCGCTTGGGCGCCGATGCCGTGGCAGTGGGAATCTCCGCCGGATCGTCCCATCAGGTCGCGATGTTCGAGATGCTCACCAACGTTGTCGAGGAGGCCCACAGCTGGGGTCTTCCGGTGGTGTGTCACGCCTACCCGTCCGGCGAAATGTGGGGCGACAGAAAGGGTTCCACTGAGTCGGTGCTGTACGCCTCACGGGCGGCAGCCGAACTCGGTACCGACATCGTCAAGACGTGGTACACCGGTTCGACCGCCGAGTTCGCCAAGGTGGTCGAAGGCACACCGGCGATCGTCGTCGCGGCCGGAGGAGCACCTGCCCCCAGCCCGCTCGACGTGCTCAAACAAGCCGCGTCGGTCATCGAGGCGGGCGGCCACGGCATGACCGCGGGTCGCAACATCTGGCAGGCGAAGGATCCCGCGAAAATGGTCAACGCCCTCAAAGCCGTCATCCACGGTGGGGACACCCCCGAGGTCGCGGCCAAGCTTCTCGACTGACCCCGCCGTGGCCTACCTCGGAATCGATGTCGGCACGTCGGCAACCAAGGCGGTCGTGATCGACTCGCTCGGCACCGTACTCGCCCGGTCCCGGGTTCCGCATCCTTCAGCGCGCGGATGCGGCCCCGGGCGGGTCGATCCGACGGCCTGGCGAGGCAGTGTCACCGCGGCCGTCAGATCTGTTGTCGAGGCGCTGGACACCCGCCATGCCGAGATCACCGGCGTCGGGTTCGACACCCACTGCCCGACGGCGTTGCTGCTGGATGCCGAAGGGCGGCCACTGACCGCCGGGCTCACCTGGGACCATCCCTGGCTGTCCGGGCCGACTGACGACCTGATCAGCATGTTGAGCGCCGATGAGGTGGCTCTGATCGGCAACCACCTGATGCCGGCCACCGCGATGGGCGCAGCCTATCGCCTGCTGCAGTCGATCGAGCCGGAAGCCCAGCGCACCGCGACCACGTTCGGACTGGCGGGCACCTGGTTGGGGCAGTGGTTGACCGGCCGACGGTCCATCGACCCCACGCAGGCGTCCTACACCGCGTTGATGGCCAGCACGGACGGGAGCTGCCGGTGGTTGAGCGATGTGCTGACGAAATTCGGCATACCCGCTCACCAACTACCGCCGATACGACCGTCGTTGAGTGTGCTGGGCCCGCTGACCTCGAAGACTGCGAGTGAACTCGGCCTGCCCGAGGGTGTGCCGGTTCTCGTGGGTTCGGGTGACACGCCGGCCGCGT
This genomic window from Mycolicibacterium goodii contains:
- a CDS encoding class I fructose-bisphosphate aldolase, which gives rise to MTTTFTPAFDINRSGTTPALGRELRLRRLFGADGRTLTVALDQAVPRGVAPRLASIGSTFDRIAEGEPDAVTITKGLSGPLFGGRATPLPWILKASMFSVEFHPTYDATIGTVRDAIRLGADAVAVGISAGSSHQVAMFEMLTNVVEEAHSWGLPVVCHAYPSGEMWGDRKGSTESVLYASRAAAELGTDIVKTWYTGSTAEFAKVVEGTPAIVVAAGGAPAPSPLDVLKQAASVIEAGGHGMTAGRNIWQAKDPAKMVNALKAVIHGGDTPEVAAKLLD
- a CDS encoding alcohol dehydrogenase catalytic domain-containing protein — encoded protein: MRIERAAMPRLQPGDVLLRVDAALLCGTDVRIFEGRKQKNVTFPTVLGHEFAGTVVDANGPLPDGVNMGDQVAVYPLVTCGNCTACRRGHENICRNRSAFGYQLTGGLSQYVHVPSVARQNLVPVPGVPATQAAIIEPVACAYNGQKLAGMARAQTALIVGCGPLGLIHTGLAKSVGVEKVAAVDPIAGRREMAKRFGADLVLEPGPDTAEALDDFTEGGIDVLVMAIGRIDALTPYLASLAPGARVSVFAGFGADADLAVSANDVHYNEWTIVGASSCRLDGFHAVAPMVASGELPVAELIGTQLPLDHAVEAIRLAGSGADMRVGVDPWA